Below is a genomic region from Rhineura floridana isolate rRhiFlo1 chromosome 5, rRhiFlo1.hap2, whole genome shotgun sequence.
ggatggggaacctgtggctcaccagatgctactggactccagctccccaaGGGTCTTAGCCGGCATATCTTATGGTCAAGGATTGGTGGAAACTGCAGTCCTAACAATATCTGAGAGAGCCATAGGTTCTTCATACCTGGtctatataaaatatattttggatAATGAGAAATATACAGAAGGTCAGCATCTCCATAAAACTTTCCAAAAGGGTTAATAAATCATTAACTACTTTTATGAATCATTAACTATAACAAACTCTGCAAGGTTGATCACCCTCAACTTCAGTAACATTTGGTTCCCAGGCACTATTGAGCTAGTGTGATAGGGCTGGCCTGCCTAGACTAGCAATCCAGGCACTCATTTCAGGCACAATAATTGACCCCAAAGGTGTGCCCTAGGACTTCTTGCTCTGTCTCACAGGGACCCTAGGCAGCACTGCCTGGATTGTGTTTTGCAGCTATTTTAGACAGCAAGATGTATTGAGCTAGCCCTGAGCATTGAGCAAAACTACAAAAAAAATCTGGCTGAACAAATATTACGCTTTATGTCCTTCATGAAAGAAATGTCCGTACAGTACCTTTTATTGTCCCTCTGCATATAGGGCATTTTCTAAGGGAAGGGGCACAATCTTTACACACCACTAAGTGGCCACATGGGATGAAGACAATGGACACTTCCTTGTCCATGCAAACTTTGCATGTTCTTTCCTCTTGTAGTCGTCTCAACTGTTCTTCCATGGGAAGGCCTACAAGGGAGAAAACATTTGTTACACATGTTCCGAACTGCTATATTTCTGTTTTGTTATAAAAAGAGATATTATCACTGCTTCCAAATCTTCCTCCTAACAAACTCCcctaactttctcttttacatccAACAATACACGATGAGTTATTCTAATAGACAAGGAAAGAGACCTCACTATCAGACCTATATATAGTTTTGCTGGTATATATGCCAAAAGGTGTACCTATTCAGAAACGGTGCTCTCAAGTTAATAAAAAGCACAAATGTGAAAGCGTTGATATGTTTCCATTTCATAATGCTATCCTTGCAGCATAGGTTGAAGTGTGTTTCCTATGGGGGAAAAGATACATAGAGTCCACATATATATGGATGTAAGAAATCTTCAGGGATCTGAGGAAGGGAAGCTTCCATGCCTTTCTCGTTACAACTAGCAGCAAAGAGTGGAAGCCCAATTGCACTCCCACATTCACTCACTATCCCCTGTGACTTCTTGTCATCTGAGAGCCACCAAACCAAAACTCATTTCATAAACTGCAGTTTCAACCTGGGTCTAGAAGAGGGAGAAATTGTACACCTCCCAATATGGTGCTACTATATATAAAGTATTTGAAacgtataaaaatacaattttttattttataagcaATCCTTACTATTCCAAATGCTGCACAAGGTTATTTTAGCAAATTAAGTATTTACCTGAAACATCTTCTGCTGGAATATATGTCATACTCTTCTCCACTAAAAGAATAAGTTAAAATCCATCCGTTAGCCCCAAAGAAAAACTATTTGAATTGACTAGATCACAGAGACACTAAATAGACTTTCTGCAATAAGTTGTTGTGCTAATCAACAGGGTTCTATGGTATCCGGCATATCAGCCATAAAAGTTAGGCCAATAAAATCTATTACTGTTGTGAATTATAACATGCCACAGTTGTCATGCCTCAAAGAAGTGGCAATTAGACATTAACCAGCACATTCTTCTAGCAAACTCACCAAACAAGTCTTTGTATAACACAGGATCACATTCTTGTAAACAGTTTCTGAATATGTTTGCAGCTGTGTTTCCTTTCACCAAGATGGTATCAATCAGTTCTCTTGCTTGGAGAGGCGTCTGGGTTTTTTGTTTAATAACATGGTATTCAAGGTCAGTTATTACTTTGAATGTTAATAAACTTTCCAGGATAGGATGCACGCATGTCAAGCGCTGAAACAATGCATTTCGGTTCTTTCTGATTAAGGACAGATCTGAAATACAAATAATGAAAAAATGATTAGATTGTAGTTTTCAATATTTTATTAGGAGATTTAAAAGAAATTTTGAAATCACAAGTGGAGGGGAGGATGGAATTGAAAATAAATCATGCTGCTGCAACAAATTTATATTTGATAAATACAGCATATTTCAACTTTCACAAAACCCGtagatctttccctccccccaaggAATGAGGAATGAAAGAAATCCCAAAAAATTCTGTGAAAGTTGAAATATGCTTGAAGAACAGATTTCTTCTATGTACAATTTAGCTTACAAGAGAGTGTACTGCCTGGTATGttgataaaatttaaaaatacaaatgtctatttttaaaaataacaatatacCCAAGGTTAGAGATGTAGCTGTAAACTGCTGCATTCTAAGGCAGCTTAATTTTTGTACTTtgacaacaggaaaaaaaaataacGTGAAAACAGAAGTCATCAACTGAAAAGAAACCTATTTGCCCTCTTCAATTAAATGAAGTTGCTGTGATTGAAACACCCCAGATCAATTTACTATACTTACTGTACTTAGGAGTAAACAGCTTTATAACTGCCAAGAATGATTACAATAATTGCTTTGTAGTGACTAAAAAAAACAAGGAAAGCAAAAAAGACATCAAATTGGGAGTTTCACTACAAAATCATAATACTGAACAAGGTTATGCACACAGTGTTTCTGTGATACAGACCCATGTCTCAGACACTGGAACCAGAGTTACGAAGTCCACAACCCCAATCCTCTTACATGCCAATTATTACTCCAGCCACATGGTTCTCTCTCATCCATCATTTGAAATCAGAATATACATATTGAACAATGGTTAGCAGCagcaaggggaaagggggagcaAGATAAATAGTGTAGAGAAGAGGGGAGAGACAAGAAAAGAACACAATTCTGTTGTCTGTTCCTGATTCCTAAATCCACCTTTCCCTTCTGAAACTTTCCAGACAACTAAAAGCAATCAAACAAAGAACATTTAACATCAGTGAGGGGAATAACTTAGTATAAAGATTTAAAAGCACTAAGATAGATGTACTGATTCTAATTAAAAGGCCCAGATGAAGAAAAAGATCAGCCCTGGTGCCTAAAATATCATAGTGTgggcaccaggcaagcctctctgaagGGAGACATTCCAAAAGAGGAACACTACCACCACCAAGACTCCCCTTCCTCTGGTTGGCACCTGTCTCACTTCACTATGTGGAGaaacctgatgaagatgaagacTTGGGTATTTTATagatacatttataaataaaaatacacagagGAAAAGATATTTTAAGTAGTCTTGCTTCAAGCCATTTAGGCTTTAAATGTTAAAGCCAGCACTTTTGAATTGGGCCccaaaatggactggaatggatgCAGACAAAGCAACTGCACAATATATTTACCTGAATACTCTTATTTTgggccagctgaagtttctggacaatttaaaaggcagtcccacatataaTATATTGCACTAATCCAACTGGgaagttatcagtgcatggattaATTGTAGCAAGGCTATCACACTCCAGATTGGGCTATCATTGGTAAAGCAGCCATAGGTAACAGAAGGTGCTTTGAGTCACCAGGACCCAACAATGCTGGATCTCAGAGCACCTCAAACTATGAGTCTTCTCCTTTATAGCGAGTGCAACTCCATCTAGGGAAGATTGACAACCACCTAATTGAGTGAATGGACCATCAACTAACAGTACCTTTGACCCGCCTGAATTGAGTCTCACTTCAGGTTGCACTGAAAGAATCGTAAGTTTTCAAGTTACAGAAAGTAATAGTTACACTTTATTCTGCACTCATTTGGAACATGGAGTCCAATGCTGGATGCCACACTGTAGAATCTAGAGGAGGCAACCAAGTTGACCAGCAATACTGAAAACAAGTTCTGAACTGAAAAATTgaaggaactgggtatgtttagcctggagaatgcTGAGGCGAGACAAATGCCTGAAAGGCTGGCACTCAAAAGAGGGCAAATACTTGTTCCCTGTTACTCCAGAGGGAAGGACTAGATCTAATGAGTTTAAGTTTCAGGATGGTAGGTTTTGGctgaaaattaaaaaacaaacttatCAACAGTAAAAATAGCTGATAATGAAACACTATGAAGGGAGGCTATGGGGTCTCCCTTGCTGGAAGTTTTCCAAGTGGAGGTTCAATAGCCATTTATTTAGGATGCTAACAAAGAGAAGGAACCAACACATCAGATTGTATCACTAGAGCTTTTGACATACCTGATGTCACTTCCTCCAACTGCACCTCCTTCTCTTCTTCATTCTTCTCATCTGCTGCAGCTATGAGGTCAGACACAAGATCATTTACAGTTTTGTAATTCTCTCCAGTTGCTAAGATTTTACTCTGAACAGTTTGCTTGACTAGTCTTCTGCTGAATCCCATCTCCAAGGCAGCTTCAACTACAGGGGTTTTCATCATGACTGTATCTTCTGAAGCATTTTCACCAGGTTCAAAATGAATAACTACCCAGAGAAAAATTCATGGCATTACTCAATGAATTATGAGATCCATATGTATTTTGAAGAAAAGCTTTTTATTAAAAATAGACAAGAGCATCACTGCTGCACCAGATTTCGTGTCTAAGATTGTGAAAATCTATGCTTTACTTATGTAAGCTTTTTCATATATGGCTATCCAAAAGGCTTTTTCACACAAGGTGCTTGTATATGTGAAGTatggagctgccttatacagagtcagactatcGATCTATTTAGATTAGAACTGACAAGCAACAACACTCCAGAGTCTCAGGCCATGGCCTTTCTGATTTGTCTAACCTGGACCTGCAtgcacgcaaagcatgtgctccactacTGAGCTATGGGATCTCCCTTTCACAAAGGTACAGACCCTGGCACTCTTCCTGCAACAGGTAAGAACCAGCCAGCTTCTAGTCCACAAGCAACATCACTAACGAGCTCACTACCCACCAGCTACAATACTATAAGTTACAGCTGCTGAGACAGGACATATGCTTGGCAGCAACCTTTAGGGTTAATAGTTCAGTACTGAAATTCACAAGCTATTTTACTCAGGAAAAACAACTTTAAAGTCCAGAGCAAGCTATCAAGCAAACATCTCTAGTCTCACTATATCCTCTTCACAAGCCATTTGGCTTGTGCTCCAGCTTAGGTTAGATAGATTTAAGTCATGCTCAAGTCTACTGGATTCAATATAACTCAGATGGATATCACTCATGATAATTGCAAAGTTATTCACAATATTTTTTCACCACTTGTTGTTAtgtcgcctcagttgttcacgctctggtaacctctagactggactactgtaatgcgctctacgtagggctgcccttgaagaccgttcggaaacttcagctagtgcaaaatgcggcagccaggttgttaacgaggacccactggtctgcgcatataacacctgtcctggcccgcctgcactggctgcctatttgtttccgagccagattcaaggtgctggttttgacctataaagccttacacggtgtgggaccacaataccttgtggaacgactctcccgctatgaacctacccgttcactttgttcaacatccaaggccctcctccgggtaccaactcatcaggatgcccggaggattgttattagatctagggccttttctgtagtggcccccgaactgtggaacagcctacctgtggagatacgcctggcgccttcggtactttcttttaggcgccaggttaagacctggctatactcccaggcattttaatgttcaatgtgtttcatttaattttttttttcgtttaacttgttgctgattttattgtaattttattgtaatattgtattttaatcttgttttgttcaccgcccagagagctattcgctatgggcggtttaaaaatgaaataaataaatataataaataaataaataaatgtgccttcaagtcaattacgacttatgggaaccttatgaatcagcaacctccaatagcatctgttataaaccaccctgttcagatcttgtaagttcaggtctgtggcttcctttatggaatcaatccatctcttgtttggccttcctctttttctactcccttctgatttccccagcattgttgtcttttctagcgaatcatgtcttctcattatgtgtccaaagtatgataacctcactttcatcattttagcttctagtgacagtttgggtttatttgttctaacacccaattatttgtctttttcacagttcatagtatgcgcaaagctctccgccaacaccacatttcaattctCACCACTAGGGGGCCTCTATGATCTAAATCTAAATCTGTTGAGAGAGTTGGCTAGTCTCATTGAGAACCTTTTGAAGCAAACTCAGTCTTATCTGAGTGAGCATTTTGGGGGAATTGCTTGTTGataggtttgggttttttttttgttagctATTGTTActccaacagctggtatagcaccgtggggaggagagcctggttgggagtccagagtctgtgagttcacatCCCCGTGTGTGCCTCCTGGGTGTagagagccagctaaagatcacccccagagTGAGTGGCTCacaggttacgtgccctgccacctgtgggcaagctgcataatcccaaggagtccagttgccccccagctgggagttgtggacaaggaaggggctggcttgtgcaactgcgGCAAGCTGAACAgtccctcgccagctggggagaagtagcctcagagggaggcaatggtaaacaccctctgaatacctcttaccatgaaaacctattcatagggtcaccataagtcaggatcgacttgaaggcagtccatttccattttcattgttaCTCCACTGTCATTTTtgcagttttaattattttttgttaCGCTTGTTGTAAACCATTCTTAAGGCTCAGTTTCAGGTGGAAGAAAATGATAAGTGATTTAATACATTCTAGAAATCAAGTTGTGGCTATCTGTGAACTGCACCCACACTCCAATTAGTAAGCAAGGTAATGGAATGACAACAGAACAAACTGCTACGTCCTCATTTTGAGATGAACATCAACACTAGCAAGTGACAAAAAGTGTAGTCATTCTCAATGCATGTTTAGGTTGCTTTGTAAGACAATACTTCTAGCTAATATGATTCTTAAAAAGTTTGATCGAAACACTAAAATATTTCACACCATTTAACGAACAGCTCTCAAGTGTCCATATCAACTTAACTATCTTCTCAAATCACTTACTTGGATCAGCATTTTCATCCACAGGTGTATCTGAAGTGGATAATAGCTAAAAAACACAGATGAACAGTTCTCAAAATAgtgttttttatgtatttattaataaatatttgtataccactatttcattttaaaacatcgtaagtggtttacaataaataaaaaaatgcatcAATGTTTAGTGAAAACACACCAAATTTGCTAAATTTTACATAGCATAAATCCGTGCTCTGACCAGCAGTGTTCTTTTTAGAAACATTGTGGATGGACTGCTGCAGTCACATTGCATTATCAACTACCAGCAGCAAAAGTAAGGGGCAGCCctctttattatcatcatcatcatcatcatcactattaaCTCCTGtatgctagggatgggggggaaattcgattgtttgcatttaaagccaaatttatcaaattcacacattccagaacaatattattttattttttatttatttttatttattagatttctataccgccccatagccgaagctctctgggcggttcacaacagaataaaacatcaatacacaatttaaaactcaCAAATACTAACGATAAAATACTAATATATTAAATGCTAAAAAGTATGAAGTATAAATACAGAATGCGATAGTGTAAAATGATTGTATGATTAAAATGCATaacataattaaaatgcctgggagaagaggaacgttttaacctggcgccgaaaggatatgagaaatgaaatgtggtcatccttcaaaatttgctttgatctgaattttgcaatgcagttccccaaccaatcaatgtttacaaaaatacatacattagggggaaatgtttataattagtgaaaacaacataaaatgcattaattaggaaaaattgcttgcaaaaatgtgtatattcatcaaaacttcagacaaaaatgtgtttattaggagaaattcacatcaaaaatgctgaaaaattttcatcaggattttttttaaaaaaatgcaaattgctgcagaaacatggagaacagtatttaagactggaaaaatgagaaactgagaaaacagaaGTTAGCatatccttccatctctactgtgTGATCGTTAGCTGCACTGAGCACAGTAACAGAGAAGGAACAcagaaatataacaaataaaaatagtTTTCAACTGACCAGCTGTTTTCAAATGCAAATTTTGAGAAGCTACCAAAATTCTTAGCAGCACATCATTTTCACATCTGGAGGTAAAATTACCACTATTTATTTTTCTTGATTATAATCATTTCTTGTAAATTGATTTGCTTATGGTGACTACTCCATTGGTTACTCAacagctttaaaaagaaacagacttaAAGACATGTCAGGCAGGTTGCTCCACTAGCCATGTAGTCGTATGAGTCACCCAAAGCTTCTTGGGAAATCATCCCAACTACCTTGTAATATTGGGGACTACAGCTTCCACTGAGTCATACTAAGTATCAGATGCTCTCAATGACCATGTCCTTTAGCCTTGTAATTACATCAAGTTACACAGGACAGCCACACCTTTATTTATAGCCACTCTCAGCATGCCTAACACATGGTCAGATTTTGTGTGATTAgaggaaatttattttatttatttattttttatttaattaagcttatataccgcccgactagcaacagctctctgggcggtgaacattaaaaatacaataaaaataacacaaaactgtacacaaaactgtacagtctaaaatcaaaatataataatttacaattaacaggaattaaaatgcctcagagaagagaaaggttttaacctggcgccgaaaagatgatagtgtcggtgccaggcgcacctcctcgggaagaccattccatagttcgggggccaccactgagaaggccctagatcttgtcaccactctccgggcttccctatgtcggaacccggaggagggccttcgtagtagaccgtagtgtacgggccggttcatatcgggagaggcattccgacagatatcgtggtcccgcgccgtataaggctttataggtaagtaccaacactttgaatctggcccggaagcatattggaagccagtgcaaacgggctagcacaggtgttatatgctcagaccgcttagttcttgttagcagtctggctgccgcattttgcactagctgtagcttccgaatcgtcttcaaaggtagccctacgtaaagcgcattgcagtagtccagacgtgaggttaccatagcatgtaccactgatgagaggtcctccttactcagatagggacgtagctgggctaccaaccgaagttggtagaacgcattccgggccaccgaggctacatgagcctcaagtgtgagggaagagtctaagatgactcccagactacgcacctgttcctttagggggagtgtaaccccatccaggacagggtatatatccaccatccgatcagagaaaccatccaccaacagcatctcagtcttgtcaggattgagtctcagtttgttagttctcatccagtccattgtcgcagccaggcaacggttcagcacgtcgactgcctcacctgaagaagatgtaaaggagaagtagagctgcgtgtcatcagcatactgatgacaacgcactccaaaactcctgatgaccgcccccagcggcttcatataaatgttaaaaagcatgggagacagaaccgaaccctgcgggaccccacattggagaacccacggtgtcgagcaatgttccccaagcactatcttctggagacgacccgctaagtaggagcggaaccactgccaagcagtgcctccaactcccaattccgcaagcctctccagaaggataccatggtcaatggtatcaaaagccgctgagaagtcaaggagaatcaacagagttacactccctctgtctctctcccgacataggtcatcaaacagggcgaccaaggcagtctcagtgccaaaaccaggcctgaaccccgattgaaatggatctagataatcggtttcatccaatagcgcctggagctggtcagcaaccacacgttccaggatcttgcccaggaacggaacattggctactggtctgtagctgctgacatcctctgggtccaaggaaggttttttcaggagtggtctcactgccgcctctttcagacagccagggaccactccctctcgtaaagaggcattaatcacttccttggcccagccaactgttccttccttgctagttttaattagccaagaggggcaaggatccagtaccgaagtggtcgcacgaacctgtccaagcaccttgtccacgtcctcgagctgaaccaactgaaactcatccaacaaaacaagattatttattGTATCTTCTAGACAGCTAAGTTTGAAAGTGTCCAATTTAGACATCTATAATGTTACACAGAGATGCACAAGAATACTGCTGAAATGAGAAAAAAGTAGTGATTTAAATACCTGTTCAAGAAGATGTGGGAATCTTAGTTGAACTTGATGGACAAATTCTTGCCCTCTCATATGAATCAGGTACTCACACCTAGAAGATAAAATGTACTGCTTCAGTTCTAATATACTAGACAGATATTGTACATTGCCTCAGGTACCTGCAGGCAGAAAAAACAAGCCATATGTATGCCCAGCTCGATGACTAGTTCTACATGTTCAAGAGTGCTTTGGAATGGCAGCCCTCCATGATGCATATACAAACTACTTTTGAAGCAGAGTTTATGATCTGATATAACCACCCCTCTAAACACATAGCACACTAACACAGAAGTTGTTGTTTAAATCAAGGTCAGCCAAACTGTAATCTGAAGCCCTCACATAATTTAATGTGGTTGGAGAAAAGTCTAGGAGGGAAGAAGCAGGCGTATGGGGAAGAAAGACCCATGTGGATGAAGGAATGAAAGGGGTGGAGGGGAAGCCTTCTCCAAGTGATCAGTTCAGGCCTCTTCAAGAACGATTAGTTCCTCCCTGGCAGCCTACCAGGCAGGgaggaaaagtgagaggaaaggaGATAGCCCCACCCACTCACTGCTGGCATGTGCCCCTAACAGATCACCCCACTGGGAATACAACTCTCAacagaaaaccacctgccttaAAACAGAACTCTATGGGCAAGTTTTGCCTTTTAATTTTAAATACAGTACCATTAAGACCATAATTATCTGTCACTGTTTcaagcaagatttttttaaaagtaccttGGAAACCATTTAGCATGTTCTACCCATGGGTCATCTCCAGACTCCCAACACCTGAGTCCACCATCACAGCAGAAACATTTGACATCATCATTGCGaccttaaaaaatatatatataatattttttaaaatttattcaaAAGTTACCAATTAACAGcttcaacattttaaaacagaGTCTAAGTAATCAAGAATAAGCTGCTCTCTTACCTACATAATAGAAGCCAGCATCTGCAAGCTGCTGTGGCTGAACTGGAACAGTAACCGGCCAGTTTTTGAAAGTGCTGACACGTGCCACATAGGTTTGCATACTCATATTAGAGACCGTGAAACTGCTCTGGTCACGCGTTTGTTCCACAAAAGGGCAGTTTGGAAAGTGTCTCCGATGTTCTGACATGGCATTATCCTTTGGTTCCCAGTTACTCAGTTGACCaccacaggcaaaacaagccaCCTTGTCTGCAGGCCCAATGTAATAAAACCCAGCTTTTGCTAAAGAAGATGGTGACAGAAATGTCAAGGGCCATGACACAAAAGTTCGCAGTCTGACTTCTTCTGTACTCATTGAACAATTGACAGTTTTAGGTCTCAAATGAGATAGATCTTCAACTGCCCTGGATGCGACTGGAACATGGGGAAAACTTGAAAAGCTTCCGCTGAAATAGCCAACTTGATCCATACTTGGTACTTGTGTTGGGGAATGTGAAGAAGAAAGGCCAAAGGTAGTTGGAGGTGAAAAGGCAGAATTGAGTGATGAGCCAAGATTGTTAAGTGAAGTCAAACTCTGAACAAAGTTGCAGCTAGGATAGAGTTGCCTGTGCTTGTCCAGAGCATTGTCACCTTTTTTCCAGTTATCCAACATCAAGCCACAACTAAAACATTTTACTTTATCTTTCACTCCAGTGTAATAGAAACCAGCACGGGCAAGACTCCTTTCAGATACAGGTACATTCAGAGGAAATGTCGAAAAAGTGGACATCCTGTAGAGTTCACATGACAGGTCATATGTCAGTTCATTCACATCACTGCTCTTCCTCAGTTTGGACAGGAATGAGTCAAATATGTTCATGACGATGAAATAAGATATGAGCATGGGACAAGTCTGAAGCCTGGGAGATAGTTTTGTGCAAGTGTGATTAACTTCCAggccataataaaataaaaacctgaaAGTAAAACATTACAtgcaaatttttttaaaacacccaATTTAAAATCTCATTAATTCAGTAATTTCATCCTTTTGACTAAGAATTTGTTCCCTTTTCCACAATGCACTCTTCTTCAAAATACTCCAGTTCCTTTTTCCTTATGAGTGCTAACATTTCCATTCTTATAAGGACAGAAGGAATGAAGCCTTAAAATAAAGTGGCATGAAGAAATTAAGCATTCATTCCTAAGCATATAAACTTGGACATGTGGCCCACTGGAATCAAAGGATGTCCAAGTATACCAGCTTAGGGATCAGGTTTTAATGTTGGATTCCAAATCCTGTTATGAATATCAGAAAATAAAAGTGCAAGACCATCTAGAATATTAAGAAAAAGTAGGTTTTTTATGCTTGCGTATGATTTCATTGCTTTTAGTTTGTTACATATGCTGagaagctttttcttttctttttaaaaagtcaacttAAGTCAGGTGTGTATGTTTTGAACATTCTCCCTATGGTCCACAGAATCATCTGCTCCCTAAACATGTAGTTTTCAGTAATTCTTGTCAAGGAGATACTAAGGGGTTTTCCCCTCAAATGCATCAATAGAGCTATGGAACTATTAAGGTAAAGGTGACCTCTACCAATCAATATGAACTCGCCCTGGACACCAAGAAGCTTTAAAACAGCTTTTGATAATTTTCTTTCCTTATGTTGTCACTGAAGTTTTACAGCACAATTTTAACCAGGCTGCTTTAATATTATTAAATGTTTATTGCTTTTAACATAATTATAGTGCTTGGTAGCAGAAAACTGCAATCTTTTATACTTATTAACTAAA
It encodes:
- the LOC133385527 gene encoding inhibitor of apoptosis protein-like isoform X1, producing the protein MLISYFIVMNIFDSFLSKLRKSSDVNELTYDLSCELYRMSTFSTFPLNVPVSERSLARAGFYYTGVKDKVKCFSCGLMLDNWKKGDNALDKHRQLYPSCNFVQSLTSLNNLGSSLNSAFSPPTTFGLSSSHSPTQVPSMDQVGYFSGSFSSFPHVPVASRAVEDLSHLRPKTVNCSMSTEEVRLRTFVSWPLTFLSPSSLAKAGFYYIGPADKVACFACGGQLSNWEPKDNAMSEHRRHFPNCPFVEQTRDQSSFTVSNMSMQTYVARVSTFKNWPVTVPVQPQQLADAGFYYVGRNDDVKCFCCDGGLRCWESGDDPWVEHAKWFPRCEYLIHMRGQEFVHQVQLRFPHLLEQLLSTSDTPVDENADPIIHFEPGENASEDTVMMKTPVVEAALEMGFSRRLVKQTVQSKILATGENYKTVNDLVSDLIAAADEKNEEEKEVQLEEVTSDLSLIRKNRNALFQRLTCVHPILESLLTFKVITDLEYHVIKQKTQTPLQARELIDTILVKGNTAANIFRNCLQECDPVLYKDLFVEKSMTYIPAEDVSGLPMEEQLRRLQEERTCKVCMDKEVSIVFIPCGHLVVCKDCAPSLRKCPICRGTIKGTVRTFLS
- the LOC133385527 gene encoding putative inhibitor of apoptosis isoform X2 gives rise to the protein MLISYFIVMNIFDSFLSKLRKSSDVNELTYDLSCELYRMSTFSTFPLNVPVSERSLARAGFYYTGVKDKVKCFSCGLMLDNWKKGDNALDKHRQLYPSCNFVQSLTSLNNLGSSLNSAFSPPTTFGLSSSHSPTQVPSMDQVGYFSGSFSSFPHVPVASRAVEDLSHLRPKTVNCSMSTEEVRLRTFVSWPLTFLSPSSLAKAGFYYIGPADKVACFACGGQLSNWEPKDNAMSEHRRHFPNCPFVEQTRDQSSFTVSNMSMQTYVARVSTFKNWPVTVPVQPQQLADAGFYYVGRNDDVKCFCCDGGLRCWESGDDPWVEHAKWFPRCEYLIHMRGQEFVHQVQLRFPHLLEQLLSTSDTPVDENADPTAADEKNEEEKEVQLEEVTSDLSLIRKNRNALFQRLTCVHPILESLLTFKVITDLEYHVIKQKTQTPLQARELIDTILVKGNTAANIFRNCLQECDPVLYKDLFVEKSMTYIPAEDVSGLPMEEQLRRLQEERTCKVCMDKEVSIVFIPCGHLVVCKDCAPSLRKCPICRGTIKGTVRTFLS